From Paenibacillus sp. PvR098:
TATCGGTTTACGCGTTTCCATAAAGCACCTCCGTCCATCTTCCTGTTCATAGTATTTCAAAGATCGGCCGGATTGTTGCAAGAGCAAAAAACCTTTTAGCCGGGCATACAGAGGCTAAAAGGTCACATGTTCTGTGTCATATGATCCTTCTGTCTCGGTCCGGTTTGGCTCAGAGCAGAATCCGACATATTGCATAGCGAAGCTTTTCAGTTGTGAAAAAACGAATCGTTGGAGTGCAATTCCGGCCGGATACTGCCTCCGTAACGAAGATTATACCAAACATTACATTAAAAGTCACCTAAATTCAACATCACCGGAATACATTTTCCTGATCGTACCATCAGGCAGCCGAAGTTCGAGGGCTCCCAATTCGTCGATCCCCTCCGCGTATCCTTCCACGAGGCCTTGTGCGGTATGGCAGCGAATCAGGCGGTGAAGCGACACCGACAGTGCTTCCCAGAGCAGCTTAACTGGCGCGAAGCCCTGCTCTTGGTACAGTTCGTAAAGCTGCTCCCATTCGAGCAAAAAGCGGCAAAGCAGCTCCACTCTGTCAATCCGGTAACCAGCTTCTATAGCGAGCGAAGTGGCAATATCTCTAAGCGCGGGAGGATAATCATCCCGCTCCAGGTTGACCCCAATGCCTACTCCGGCAATAATATGCTGCAATGTTTCATTCTCTGCGCTTGATTCGAGCAGGATTCCGCCTACTTTACGGCCGTCTATCAGCAGATCATTAGGCCATTTAATGCCCGCCTCTACAGGAACCGTGGCACGGATCGCACGGCATAAAGCAACGGCAACAAGCAATGTTAGCTGCGGAGTGAAGGATAAAGGAATATGGGTCGGCTTCAGGATCATACTCATCCAAAGACCTTTGCCCTTTGGTGAATGCCACTGCCTGCCCATCCGTCCCCGCCCCGCGGTTTGGAGCTCAGCCAGGACAAGCGTTCCTTCCGGTGCCCCATCCGCTATAAGCTTTGACGCAACCGTTTGGGTTGAATCCACCTCGTCGTAATATTTGACATGCTTACCGAAGCGTTCCGTCTTCAGATTGACGATAAAAGCCGGCAAATCGAATTTGTCGGGCTTCGTCAATAGACGGTAACCCTTTCGCGGCGCCGCCTCAAACCGAAATCCTTGCTGCCGCAGCTTTCCGATCTGCTTCCAAACTGCGGTACGGCTAATTTGTAATCGTTCGCTAAGCTCTTCTCCGGACAAGAAGGCTCCGTTCGATTGCTCGAACAGCTCCAGAAGTCGATCATTCATAAGCTCTCCTTCTCCTGCATTTCGACATATTCCCTTTTCGCCATCTGGAGGAGAGCTTCCGTTTCATTCGGAAGCTCTCCGAGCGCCACCAACTCCAACAGGCGGTTTAGCAGCTTCCCTGTCCATGGACCCGCCTTCACTTTCAGACAATCAAGCACCGCTTGTCCGGTTACGGACAGCTCC
This genomic window contains:
- a CDS encoding biotin--[acetyl-CoA-carboxylase] ligase, which produces MNDRLLELFEQSNGAFLSGEELSERLQISRTAVWKQIGKLRQQGFRFEAAPRKGYRLLTKPDKFDLPAFIVNLKTERFGKHVKYYDEVDSTQTVASKLIADGAPEGTLVLAELQTAGRGRMGRQWHSPKGKGLWMSMILKPTHIPLSFTPQLTLLVAVALCRAIRATVPVEAGIKWPNDLLIDGRKVGGILLESSAENETLQHIIAGVGIGVNLERDDYPPALRDIATSLAIEAGYRIDRVELLCRFLLEWEQLYELYQEQGFAPVKLLWEALSVSLHRLIRCHTAQGLVEGYAEGIDELGALELRLPDGTIRKMYSGDVEFR